One window from the genome of Phocoena phocoena chromosome 15, mPhoPho1.1, whole genome shotgun sequence encodes:
- the CHRNA4 gene encoding neuronal acetylcholine receptor subunit alpha-4 isoform X2, protein MMTTNVWVKQEWHDYKLRWDPADYENVTSIRIPSELIWRPDIVLYNNADGDFAVTHLTKAHLFHDGRVQWTPPAIYKSSCSIDVTFFPFDQQNCTMKFGSWTYDKAKIDLVSTHSHVDQLGFWESGEWVIVDAVGTYNTRKYECCAEVYPDITYAFVIRRLPLFYTVNLIAPCLLVSCLAVLVFYLPSECGEKVTLCVSVLLSLTVFLLLITEITPSTSLVIPLIGEYLLFTMTFVTLSITITVFVLNVHHRSPRTHTMPAWVRRVFLDVVPRLLFMKRPSAVKDGCRRLVGSVHEAAGAPRFWPEPRGEPELRSRGPAPSPTPSCGPDRPACTSPSDQASALRPSEAEKAGPCPSPGPCRPPTGTRAPGLAKARSLSVQHVSGPSDVAEGGVRCRSQSIQCCVPREEAASPAGRPAAGSPASLATAPSAELPPPDQASPCKCKCRTEAEAPSAALKAPGTGAPPQPLSPALARAVEGVQYIADHLKAEDMDFSVKEDWKYVAMVIDRIFLWVFVLVCLLGTVGLFLPPWLAGMI, encoded by the exons ATGATGACGACGAATGTGTGGGTGAAGCAG GAGTGGCATGACTATAAGCTGCGCTGGGACCCCGCTGACTACGAGAACGTGACCTCCATCCGCATCCCCTCTGAGCTCATCTGGCGGCCGGACATCGTCCTGTACAACAA CGCGGACGGGGACTTTGCCGTCACCCACCTGACCAAGGCCCACCTCTTTCACGACGGGCGGGTGCAGTGGACACCCCCGGCCATCTACAAGAGCTCCTGCAGCATCGACGTCACCTTCTTCCCCTTCGACCAGCAGAACTGCACCATGAAGTTCGGGTCCTGGACCTACGACAAGGCCAAGATCGACCTGGTCAGCACGCACAGCCACGTGGACCAGCTGGGCTTCTGGGAGAGCGGCGAGTGGGTCATCGTGGACGCCGTGGGCACCTACAACACGCGCAAGTATGAGTGCTGCGCGGAGGTGTACCCGGACATCACGTACGCCTTCGTCATCCGGCGCCTGCCGCTCTTCTACACTGTCAACCTCATCGCGCCCTGCCTGCTGGTCTCCTGCCTCGCGGTCCTCGTCTTCTACCTGCCGTCCGAGTGCGGCGAGAAGGTCACGCTGTGCGTCTCCGTGCTGCTCTCCCTCACCGTCTTCCTGCTGCTCATCACCGAGATCACCCCGTCCACCTCGCTGGTCATCCCGCTGATCGGCGAGTACCTGCTCTTCACCATGACCTTCGTCACGCtctccatcaccatcaccgtcTTCGTGCTCAACGTGCACCACCGCTCCCCGCGCACGCACACCATGCCCGCCTGGGTCCGCCGCGTCTTCCTGGACGTCGTGCCACGTCTGCTCTTCATGAAGCGGCCGTCCGCGGTCAAGGACGGCTGCCGGCGGCTCGTCGGGTCCGTACACGAGGCGGCCGGAGCCCCGCGCTTCTGGCCGGAGCCCCGGGGGGAGCCCGAGCTCAGGAGTAGGGGCCCCGCCCCGTCCCCGACCCCATCCTGCGGCCCGGACCGGCCGGCCTGCACGTCGCCCTCGGACCAGGCCTCCGCTCTGCGGCCCTCAGAGGCCGAGAAGGCCGGCCCATGCCCCTCGCCCGGGCCCTGCCGCCCACCCACTGGCACCCGGGCCCCAGGGCTCGCCAAGGCCCGATCCCTGAGCGTCCAGCACGTGTCCGGCCCCAGCGACGTGGCAGAGGGCGGCGTGAGGTGCCGGTCCCAGAGCATCCAGTGCTGCGTGCCCCGAGAGGAGGCCGCCTCCCCAGCCGGCCGCCCGGCGGCCGGCTCCCCTGCCTCGCTGGCCACGGCCCCCTCGGCCGAGCTTCCGCCCCCAGACCAGGCCTCCCCCTGCAAATGTAAGTGCAGGACGGAGGCGGAGGCACCAAGTGCCGCGCTCAAGGCCCCCGGCACCGGCGCGCCACCCCAGCCCCTGTCGCCAGCTCTGGCGCGGGCGGTTGAGGGAGTCCAGTACATTGCAGACCACCTGAAGGCGGAAGACATGGACTTCTCG GTGAAGGAGGACTGGAAGTACGTGGCCATGGTCATCGACCGCATCTTCCTCTGGGTGTTCGTTCTCGTCTGCCTGCTGGGGACGGTGGGCCTCTTCCTGCCGCCTTGGCTGGCCGGCATGATCTAG
- the CHRNA4 gene encoding neuronal acetylcholine receptor subunit alpha-4 isoform X1, with the protein MELGGAGVPPPQLLPPLLLLLGAALLPVSSHVETRAHAEERLLKKLFSGYNKWSRPVANISDVVLVHFGLSIAQLIDVDEKNQMMTTNVWVKQEWHDYKLRWDPADYENVTSIRIPSELIWRPDIVLYNNADGDFAVTHLTKAHLFHDGRVQWTPPAIYKSSCSIDVTFFPFDQQNCTMKFGSWTYDKAKIDLVSTHSHVDQLGFWESGEWVIVDAVGTYNTRKYECCAEVYPDITYAFVIRRLPLFYTVNLIAPCLLVSCLAVLVFYLPSECGEKVTLCVSVLLSLTVFLLLITEITPSTSLVIPLIGEYLLFTMTFVTLSITITVFVLNVHHRSPRTHTMPAWVRRVFLDVVPRLLFMKRPSAVKDGCRRLVGSVHEAAGAPRFWPEPRGEPELRSRGPAPSPTPSCGPDRPACTSPSDQASALRPSEAEKAGPCPSPGPCRPPTGTRAPGLAKARSLSVQHVSGPSDVAEGGVRCRSQSIQCCVPREEAASPAGRPAAGSPASLATAPSAELPPPDQASPCKCKCRTEAEAPSAALKAPGTGAPPQPLSPALARAVEGVQYIADHLKAEDMDFSVKEDWKYVAMVIDRIFLWVFVLVCLLGTVGLFLPPWLAGMI; encoded by the exons TGAGCAGCCACGTGGAGACCCGGGCCCACGCGGAGGAGCGGCTGCTGAAGAAACTCTTCTCTGGCTACAACAAGTGGTCCCGGCCCGTGGCCAACATCTCGGATGTAGTTCTTGTCCACTTTGGCCTGTCTATCGCACAGCTCATTGACGTG GATGAGAAGAACCAGATGATGACGACGAATGTGTGGGTGAAGCAG GAGTGGCATGACTATAAGCTGCGCTGGGACCCCGCTGACTACGAGAACGTGACCTCCATCCGCATCCCCTCTGAGCTCATCTGGCGGCCGGACATCGTCCTGTACAACAA CGCGGACGGGGACTTTGCCGTCACCCACCTGACCAAGGCCCACCTCTTTCACGACGGGCGGGTGCAGTGGACACCCCCGGCCATCTACAAGAGCTCCTGCAGCATCGACGTCACCTTCTTCCCCTTCGACCAGCAGAACTGCACCATGAAGTTCGGGTCCTGGACCTACGACAAGGCCAAGATCGACCTGGTCAGCACGCACAGCCACGTGGACCAGCTGGGCTTCTGGGAGAGCGGCGAGTGGGTCATCGTGGACGCCGTGGGCACCTACAACACGCGCAAGTATGAGTGCTGCGCGGAGGTGTACCCGGACATCACGTACGCCTTCGTCATCCGGCGCCTGCCGCTCTTCTACACTGTCAACCTCATCGCGCCCTGCCTGCTGGTCTCCTGCCTCGCGGTCCTCGTCTTCTACCTGCCGTCCGAGTGCGGCGAGAAGGTCACGCTGTGCGTCTCCGTGCTGCTCTCCCTCACCGTCTTCCTGCTGCTCATCACCGAGATCACCCCGTCCACCTCGCTGGTCATCCCGCTGATCGGCGAGTACCTGCTCTTCACCATGACCTTCGTCACGCtctccatcaccatcaccgtcTTCGTGCTCAACGTGCACCACCGCTCCCCGCGCACGCACACCATGCCCGCCTGGGTCCGCCGCGTCTTCCTGGACGTCGTGCCACGTCTGCTCTTCATGAAGCGGCCGTCCGCGGTCAAGGACGGCTGCCGGCGGCTCGTCGGGTCCGTACACGAGGCGGCCGGAGCCCCGCGCTTCTGGCCGGAGCCCCGGGGGGAGCCCGAGCTCAGGAGTAGGGGCCCCGCCCCGTCCCCGACCCCATCCTGCGGCCCGGACCGGCCGGCCTGCACGTCGCCCTCGGACCAGGCCTCCGCTCTGCGGCCCTCAGAGGCCGAGAAGGCCGGCCCATGCCCCTCGCCCGGGCCCTGCCGCCCACCCACTGGCACCCGGGCCCCAGGGCTCGCCAAGGCCCGATCCCTGAGCGTCCAGCACGTGTCCGGCCCCAGCGACGTGGCAGAGGGCGGCGTGAGGTGCCGGTCCCAGAGCATCCAGTGCTGCGTGCCCCGAGAGGAGGCCGCCTCCCCAGCCGGCCGCCCGGCGGCCGGCTCCCCTGCCTCGCTGGCCACGGCCCCCTCGGCCGAGCTTCCGCCCCCAGACCAGGCCTCCCCCTGCAAATGTAAGTGCAGGACGGAGGCGGAGGCACCAAGTGCCGCGCTCAAGGCCCCCGGCACCGGCGCGCCACCCCAGCCCCTGTCGCCAGCTCTGGCGCGGGCGGTTGAGGGAGTCCAGTACATTGCAGACCACCTGAAGGCGGAAGACATGGACTTCTCG GTGAAGGAGGACTGGAAGTACGTGGCCATGGTCATCGACCGCATCTTCCTCTGGGTGTTCGTTCTCGTCTGCCTGCTGGGGACGGTGGGCCTCTTCCTGCCGCCTTGGCTGGCCGGCATGATCTAG